GCGCGGGATCGACGACCTGCACAAACGGCTCACCCTCATCGATCTGCAGCGCCCCTACAAACTCGGCGTCGTGCGCAAGAGCGAACGCGTCGAAACGCTCGTTCTCCCGATCGAGGCCGAATGATTCGCCGCCTGATTCCGATCCTCGGGATCACGTTCATCGATATCCTCGGGTTCAGCATGCTGATCCCGATGCTGCCGTATTTCGTCACGCATTTTCACGCCTCGGCAATCATGGTCGGCGTCCTGTTCTCGACGTTTTCGTTTTGCCAACTGCTCGCCGGACCGGTCTGGGGCAACGTTTCGGATCGCATCGGCCGTAAAGCGGTGCTGATCATTAGCCAGGTCGGAGCGACCATCGGCTGGGCGATGCTTGCGTTCGCACCCGACCTCACCTGGGTCTTCATCGCGCGAATAGTCGAGGGTATCTCCGGCGGCAATATCGGAATCACGCAAGCCTACGTCGCCGATCTGGTGGCTCCAAAAGACCGCTCGCGTGCCTTCGGGTTGATCGGCGCGATGTTCGGCGCCGGCATGATTTTCGGGCCGCTCGGCGGCGGTTTTTTGTTCGCGCACTACGGGTTTGCGGTGCCGTTTCTCGTGGCATCCGGGCTGCAATTCATCACGCTCGTGCTCACCATCGTGCTGCTGCCGGAATCGCGAACGAAGGAGCAGGAAGCGCAGAGCCAAGTCCGATTACGCGACATCGGCCAGACGTTCTCCGATCCGCACTTGGCTCGGATTCTGTATCAAAAACTCGCCCTCTCGCTCGGCTTGTATGCCTGGTTCTCGGTCATGGCGCTGTATTTGAAGCAGCAACTGCACTTCGGACTCGCGCAGACGGATTATTTCTTTTCGCTCGTTTCCGTGCTCGGCGTCGGCATCAACATCTTTGTCGTGAGCCGCGTCTCCGAACGGGTCGGCGATCGCAACATGTCGAGTCTCGGACTCGTCTCGCTGCTCGCAGCGTTCCTGCTGGTCGCCGAGGTACACGGCCTCGTGCTGCTGGCGATCATGGCACCGCTCTTTTCGATCGGCATGGCGTTTGCAAACACCGGCATCACCGCGCTGATCAGCAACGCGGCGGCCGACAATCGCCAAGGCACCGTACTCGGGGTATCGTCGTCGCTCGATTCGTTTGCGGGCATCGTCTCGCCGCTCGCATCGACGGGACTACTTACAAAGTACGGCTCGCCGTACGCCGGCGTCACCTCGGCGGTTCTCTCGGCGATCGCGCTTGCGATGGGTTTGGCGGCGACGCGATCCGAGGAGCGCAGCGCTATCGCCGTCGGCGCCGGAATGCCCGGGTGCGATCCGGTGCAGTCGGCAACGGCCTCCGCCGCCGCGGCCGAAGCCGAACTCTA
The sequence above is a segment of the Candidatus Baltobacteraceae bacterium genome. Coding sequences within it:
- a CDS encoding MFS transporter; the protein is MIRRLIPILGITFIDILGFSMLIPMLPYFVTHFHASAIMVGVLFSTFSFCQLLAGPVWGNVSDRIGRKAVLIISQVGATIGWAMLAFAPDLTWVFIARIVEGISGGNIGITQAYVADLVAPKDRSRAFGLIGAMFGAGMIFGPLGGGFLFAHYGFAVPFLVASGLQFITLVLTIVLLPESRTKEQEAQSQVRLRDIGQTFSDPHLARILYQKLALSLGLYAWFSVMALYLKQQLHFGLAQTDYFFSLVSVLGVGINIFVVSRVSERVGDRNMSSLGLVSLLAAFLLVAEVHGLVLLAIMAPLFSIGMAFANTGITALISNAAADNRQGTVLGVSSSLDSFAGIVSPLASTGLLTKYGSPYAGVTSAVLSAIALAMGLAATRSEERSAIAVGAGMPGCDPVQSATASAAAAEAEL